In Polynucleobacter sp. TUM22923, one genomic interval encodes:
- the glcF gene encoding glycolate oxidase subunit GlcF, producing MQTQLAPQFANTADGIEAARILGKCVHCGFCTATCPTYQILGDELDGPRGRIYLIKQMAEGQAPTEKTRLHLDRCLTCRNCESTCPSGVQYGNLIDIGRKWAEEKTAPRPLSQRLTRWALKEGLTSPLLFNSAMTLGRLVRPLMPSSIKRKVPEIKNKALASDTDPYARPTTQHARKMLLLEGCVQPGMLPNINSATARVLDALKIELISAPNATCCGALRYHLNDQVGGLDNARQNIDAWWPLIEKGAEAIVMTASGCGVLAKDYGHLLAGDAVYAAKAKKVSDLTKDISEILPLLQTELLALVGADPKPGVVYHPPCTLQHGQQIRGKVEGLLASIGIGARLCADSHLCCGSAGTYSVTQPELSDQLRKNKLAHLQAACEESGAQVIVSGNVGCISHLQQDDTPVLHWIEIVDQLITRKSTPSS from the coding sequence ATGCAAACTCAACTCGCCCCCCAATTTGCCAATACTGCTGATGGTATTGAAGCCGCCCGAATTCTTGGTAAATGCGTTCACTGCGGTTTCTGCACTGCGACCTGCCCTACCTACCAAATTCTGGGTGATGAATTAGATGGCCCACGTGGTCGCATCTACTTGATCAAACAAATGGCTGAAGGTCAGGCACCTACGGAAAAAACCCGTCTGCACCTAGACCGCTGCTTGACTTGCCGTAACTGCGAAAGTACCTGTCCTAGTGGCGTGCAGTATGGCAATCTGATTGATATTGGTCGCAAATGGGCGGAAGAGAAAACTGCCCCACGCCCACTTTCACAACGACTGACTCGTTGGGCCCTAAAAGAGGGTTTGACTAGCCCGCTTTTATTTAACTCAGCGATGACGCTTGGTCGCTTAGTGCGCCCCCTAATGCCAAGTAGCATCAAGCGTAAGGTACCTGAAATTAAAAATAAAGCGTTAGCGAGCGATACAGATCCCTATGCAAGACCAACCACTCAGCATGCTCGCAAAATGTTATTGCTAGAGGGTTGCGTGCAACCGGGTATGCTGCCCAATATTAATTCTGCTACTGCACGTGTATTAGATGCGCTAAAAATTGAACTTATTAGCGCACCAAATGCTACTTGTTGCGGAGCATTGCGCTATCACTTAAATGATCAAGTAGGCGGCCTAGACAATGCCAGACAAAATATCGATGCCTGGTGGCCACTGATAGAAAAGGGTGCAGAGGCAATTGTGATGACAGCCTCTGGCTGCGGCGTTTTGGCTAAAGATTATGGACATCTACTGGCTGGCGATGCCGTATATGCAGCTAAAGCAAAAAAGGTTTCTGATCTCACCAAAGATATCTCTGAAATTCTTCCCCTTTTACAGACTGAGCTACTAGCACTCGTCGGAGCGGATCCAAAGCCAGGCGTCGTATACCACCCACCCTGCACCTTGCAACATGGTCAACAAATTCGAGGAAAAGTAGAGGGTCTATTAGCCAGTATTGGTATTGGTGCGCGCTTATGTGCAGACAGCCACCTATGTTGTGGCTCCGCAGGCACTTACTCAGTGACCCAGCCGGAACTCTCCGATCAGCTGCGCAAAAATAAGCTGGCGCACTTACAGGCTGCCTGTGAAGAATCTGGTGCTCAAGTCATTGTTTCTGGCAACGTCGGCTGTATCTCTCACCTGCAGCAAGATGACACTCCAGTATTGCACTGGATAGAAATCGTAGATCAGTTGATCACCCGAAAATCTACCCCCTCATCATGA
- a CDS encoding YggS family pyridoxal phosphate-dependent enzyme: MNNITNNLMLVRQRLELAAIAAKREPEDIQLLAVSKTFPARAIEEAMHAGHTAFGENYVQEGVEKIQQLAKLRPWLEWHFIGPLQSNKTREVAEHFDWVHSIDRLKIAERLSAQRGEFPNLGPLQVCVQINVSEEDSKSGLPLEEVEALCTAITKLPHLVLRGLMAIPAPSKDIVQQRQALAAVRECFIGIKTMHIADFGYDFFDTLSMGMSDDLEAAITEGSTIVRVGSAIFGKRDKISA, encoded by the coding sequence ATGAACAACATTACCAACAATTTAATGCTGGTAAGGCAGAGGTTAGAGCTTGCAGCAATAGCCGCAAAAAGGGAGCCGGAAGATATCCAGCTACTAGCAGTTAGCAAAACATTCCCTGCAAGAGCAATTGAAGAGGCAATGCACGCCGGACATACTGCTTTTGGAGAAAACTACGTTCAAGAAGGGGTTGAGAAAATTCAGCAACTGGCTAAATTACGCCCTTGGCTTGAATGGCACTTTATTGGCCCACTCCAAAGTAATAAGACAAGAGAGGTCGCCGAACACTTTGATTGGGTTCACAGCATTGATCGCCTCAAAATTGCAGAACGTCTGTCCGCGCAGCGTGGTGAGTTCCCCAACCTTGGACCATTGCAAGTTTGCGTTCAAATTAATGTGAGTGAGGAAGACAGTAAAAGCGGTCTACCCCTAGAAGAAGTAGAGGCCTTGTGTACTGCAATTACTAAACTTCCCCATTTAGTGTTGAGGGGGCTCATGGCAATTCCAGCTCCTAGCAAAGATATTGTCCAACAACGTCAAGCACTAGCAGCCGTTAGGGAGTGCTTTATTGGAATCAAAACAATGCATATCGCAGATTTTGGTTATGACTTTTTTGATACCCTCTCAATGGGTATGTCAGATGATTTAGAGGCCGCTATTACTGAAGGAAGCACAATCGTGCGCGTCGGAAGTGCTATTTTCGGGAAGCGCGATAAGATCTCAGCATGA
- the proC gene encoding pyrroline-5-carboxylate reductase produces MNTISMNQNAHITFIGGGNMGRALISGLLASGFRTDQFSVVEANAVTSQKLQQDFGIQVIDAVDQIALDFSKNNVVVMAVKPQDFSVVAKTLSAKLKPSSASPATPATTPLVLSIAAGIRLQDMSRWLDHDCCVRAMPNTPALIGKGITGLFADASVGATDHALAETICYAVGQTVWVKEERLIDAVTAVSGSGPAYVFAFLEALQASGEKLGLDAITARKLAYATLEGASKLAHNSDEPASILRERVTSKGGTTAAALDALKQLDWQGALEKAIHAANQRSQAMGNEFGQN; encoded by the coding sequence ATGAACACTATATCAATGAATCAAAATGCCCACATCACTTTTATTGGCGGTGGCAATATGGGTCGCGCTCTTATCAGTGGCTTATTGGCGAGCGGGTTTAGGACTGATCAGTTTTCGGTAGTCGAAGCAAATGCGGTCACAAGCCAAAAATTACAACAAGACTTCGGAATTCAAGTCATAGATGCTGTGGATCAAATCGCATTAGATTTCTCAAAAAATAATGTTGTCGTGATGGCCGTCAAGCCACAAGATTTTTCAGTGGTAGCAAAAACATTAAGTGCAAAACTAAAACCATCATCTGCATCTCCAGCTACACCAGCAACTACACCTCTGGTTTTGAGTATTGCTGCTGGTATCCGACTTCAAGATATGAGTCGCTGGCTTGACCACGACTGCTGTGTCCGCGCCATGCCTAACACCCCAGCTTTAATTGGAAAAGGAATAACCGGTTTATTTGCGGATGCCTCTGTAGGTGCCACTGACCACGCCCTCGCAGAAACCATTTGCTATGCAGTAGGCCAAACCGTATGGGTCAAAGAAGAGAGGCTCATCGATGCAGTTACTGCTGTTTCTGGAAGCGGCCCTGCTTATGTTTTCGCTTTCTTGGAAGCACTGCAAGCTAGTGGTGAAAAACTGGGGCTTGATGCAATAACCGCCCGCAAACTAGCTTATGCCACATTAGAAGGTGCTAGCAAGCTAGCGCACAACTCCGACGAGCCTGCTAGCATCCTACGGGAGCGCGTTACCTCAAAAGGCGGCACCACTGCTGCAGCACTTGACGCTCTCAAACAATTGGACTGGCAAGGTGCTCTTGAAAAAGCGATTCACGCGGCTAATCAACGCAGTCAGGCCATGGGTAATGAATTTGGTCAGAATTAA